The sequence CACAGGACGCCGCGCGCGAACCCCTCCAGGATGGAGAGGTTCGCCTTGGTCTGGGCAATCTCGATCGCCGTATCCCGCACCGTCCCACCACCGAGGCCGGCCACGTTGGCGCACCACGCGAGCAGCACGGTTCCGAGACAACCCATCACGTTTCCGGCATAGGCCAGGAGCCAGTTGCGCAGCATCTCGCGCGTGCGGATTCGCCCGCTCGCCCAGGCCATGGCGAGCAGGTTGTTGCCGGTGAACAGCTCGGCTCCTGCGACCACCGTCAGGATCAGGCCGAGGCAGAAGCCGAGGCCGCCCACCATCCGGGTGACGCCAAAGCCGAGTTGGGACCCGGTGACCAGGACGGTGAAGAAGAGCGCTCCCAGCGAGATGAATGCTCCCGCCAGCACCGCGAGGACCAACACCGTCAGTGCATCGGTACGGGCCTTGGAGACGCCGCCGAGTTCGACCAGACTCGCGATCTCGCGTGGCGCGTAGGCCTCGACCGATACATCCTTGACGATCATCGTTCGAACCACCGCGCCGGCGCGGACATCGCTCCAAACAAGACCAGGCCGCTCATGTCGTATCTCCGCGAGGCGAAATAGGCGATGCTCGCTCCCCAGGAAATCCTGCACCGCGTCTCCGGTCGGAGAATGCGGGCAACATGAAAGCACAGGCTGGACTCGAGCTGCATCCCCATGGCTGATGACCGCGTGATGCCCTCCGGGCTCGCGGCCGGCGCCGGTGCGCCGCCGCCGCACGCCCGCGCGGCCGGCGAGATGCTGGCCGAGCACGGCATCGATCCGGATCGGGGCCTCTCGTCGTGGGACGCGGCGCGGGCACGCGACCGCCACGGCCTCAACCGTCTCGAACAGGGGCCGCGACGCTCCTCGCTCGCCCGGTTCGCGGCCCAGTTCAGAGGCCTGGTGGTCGCGCTTCTCATCGGGGCTGCGGTCATCGCCCTCGCTCTCGGCGAGCACATGAACGCCGCCGCGATCCTCGCGATCGTGGTCTTGAACGCGGTGCTGGGCTTCGTCCAGGAGGAGCGCGCGGCGCGCGCGTTGGACACGTTGCGGGGCCTCGCCCGTCCGAGCGCGCGGGTGCTCCGTGACGGCGTCGTCTCTCGGATCGATCCGGAGGAGCTCGTGCCGGGTGATGTTCTCGAGGTTGAAGCGGGCGACCTTGTCCCCGCCGACGCGCGCCTCATCAGCGCGTACGGGCTGCGCGCCCAGGAGGCACCGCTCACTGGAGAGGC comes from Candidatus Eisenbacteria bacterium and encodes:
- a CDS encoding formate/nitrite transporter family protein, whose amino-acid sequence is MIVKDVSVEAYAPREIASLVELGGVSKARTDALTVLVLAVLAGAFISLGALFFTVLVTGSQLGFGVTRMVGGLGFCLGLILTVVAGAELFTGNNLLAMAWASGRIRTREMLRNWLLAYAGNVMGCLGTVLLAWCANVAGLGGGTVRDTAIEIAQTKANLSILEGFARGVLCNALVCLAVWLTMGGRSVTDKILAILFPIAAFVAMGFEHSIANWFLLPFGLVLDGRETISWAGAARNLIVVTGGNIVGGTMLVAGVYWLAYLRGARASRDPMT